In Candida albicans SC5314 chromosome 4, complete sequence, the genomic window ACAATATAATGACGAAACAGGGGAAGCTCAAAGAGCTAAAAACTTTTTGGGCTGGTCATCTTTGGtcttgataatgatgacaATGCCTGAACATTTGCAATGAATGATATAAACGGCCATCACGTGGAAGACTAGACAAAATGGATTGTGTTGAGTATATTTTAGGTTATAGAGTCACaatagatatatatatatatatatactgTTATACACTTATTCTCTACACAAATCACATAAAACTTTTCTATACTTTTGAAGGATCTTCTTCAAATCTCAAGTCCCAGCCAATTTGTTCACCCAATTTAGGCAATACTTCGGCAACTGATTGGACATCTTTATCACCTCTACCAGATACATTGATGACAATATGTTGGTCTTTAGACATTGTTTTAGCCAATTCAACAGCACCATAAATAGCATGAGAACTTTCCAAAGCAGGAATGATACCTTCCAATTGTGATAATAATCTGAACCCTTCCAAAGCTTGTGCATCAGTAGCAGCAACAAACTCGGCTCTACCAATACTCTTCCAATAAGCCAATTCTGGACCAACACCTGGATAATCCAAACCAGCAGATACAGAATGAGTATCATGGACTTGACCATCATTATCTTGCAAAACATAAGTCTTAACCCCATGGAAAACACCAGGAATACCAGCTGTTAAAGTGGCAGAATGACGTTCAGTATCTAAGCCATCACCACCGGCTTCAACCCCTAATAATTTAACTTCTTTATCGTTTTCAAATGGAGAAAACATACCAGTGGAGTTGgaaccaccaccaacacaAGCAACAACTGCATTGGGCAATTTACCATTGTTTAAAGCTTTGAATTGTTCTTTGGTTTCTTGGCCAATGACACTTTGGAAAGTTCTAACCAAAGTAGGATATGGGTGAGGACCAATTGCTGATCCAACAACATAATGAGTAGTTTCTAAATTAGATACCCAAAATCTAAAAGCTTCAGAAGTGGCATCTCTTAAAGTTTGAGTCCCATTTTTAACTGGGACAACATTAGCACCtaaaattttcattctGAAAACATTCAATGCTTGACGTCTAGTATCTTCAGCTCCCATGAATACAGTACATTCCAATCCAAACTTGGCACAAGCAGTAGCAGTGGCGACACCATGTTGACCAGCACCAGTTTCAGCaatgattttctttttaccTAATCTCTTGGCAATTAACACTTGAGCCAAAgcattattgattttatgGGAACCAGTATGGTTCAAATCTTCTCTTTTCAACCAGATTTGTGCTCCCCCAGCATGTTCAGATAATCTTTCTGCCTTGTGTAAAGAAGAAGGTCTTCCAATGTATGAATATAAATCTCTAAATTCTTTCCAAAATTCAGGATCAGCAACGGCATCTTCAAATcctttttctaattcagCCAAACAGGTGTGTAATGCTTCAGGGACATATTGACCACCGAAATCACCGAATCTTGGATTATATTTGTGGTTTTCTTCCAAAACTGGTTTAGTTTCTTTAGCTtggttattgttatttctttcaaaagTTTTAGGATAATTAGGTTTGAAGTCATTACCTAAAATAGATTGGACGTAATCATAAGCAACTTTACCTCTTTCACCTGGTTTAGAATCACCAATCAAAGTGATAATTTTTGATCCAATAACTACACCATCGGCAACTTCACCAACGGTCAAAAAATGTTCTCTAGTAGAAACCCCAAATCCAACGGCTAATGGAGTATCGGGTCCAGCATATTTTCTTACTCGATCACATAATTCTTGAATCCCCGTGGAAACTTTAGTTGAAGCACCAGTGGTACCCATTTTAGAAACAacataaataaatgaatcGGCGATTTCtcccaaaatttttaatctATCATTAGAAGTGGCAGGAGCAACCAATGGGACATATGATAAGCCATATTTGGTACACTCGGTTCTGAATTTGATTGCTTCTTCTGGTGGCAAATCAACGACAATGAACCCATTGGCACCAGCTTCGGCTGcatcttttaaaaatttctgTTCAccatatttcaaaattggatTATAATATCCCATCAAAATAATTGGCACGGTGACACCTTGATCTCTGGCTTGAGATAATAATTCTAAACATTTAGGAACAGTGATTCCGTTATCTAAGGCAATATTGTTGGCTTGTTGAATAGTAGGACCATCAGCAATCGGATCAGAGAAGGGAACACccaattcaataatgtCGACACCGGCATTTTGCATGTTTTGTAAAATAGGAATGGTATCGTCAATGGTAGGGAACCCTGCGGTGATGAAATTAACTAAGGCATTACGTCCTTCCTTTTTGCATCTGGCGAATGTTTCTTTAAGTAAAGCAGACATGTTCAACTAATGAATAATAAGACAAAATTATGTTGTATGCTTTTGGTGATTAGATTAATGGCAAAAGAAGTGTGTATTGTTATATTATCTGgagaaatttttcaacaatagtGACAGAAAAACTTGGTTGACAGAAAACTGAGAACACGAAAAAATGATGAGtcaacagaaaaaaaaaagaaaagtagCGTATAGCCTTATATGAAGGAATTGAGTTAACTAGTACCGAGCATGTGGTAGCAATGCTGGTTACATAATATCTACACTTAGTATTAGATCCGGTATTTGCTATTCAATGAATAATTTTAGCATTGGGATAGAATTAAAGGGCTTACAAGAGTTGCAACTGCTCAGTCTTTTTTGAGGTTGTAAACAGCTCCTTCCAAGTAGGTAGGCCCTGTGTATGTACACACTTTAGAAACTTCAGAATATTGTAATTAGTGTCAGGattgatattttaattACACAATCAGTCCTATAAAGGCTACAATTTATTCTTGAAAGAGGTATATTACTGTTGCgttcaaagaagaaaaatgaaaatatacagaaaagaatattcttttttctcaattaacaatcaaaatagttttataaaaaaattattgcaAAATTTTATGGAAAATTCGTTCATAATCTATCccaaaatattttcaaaaaccaTTTCACTGAATAATCTACTGTGACGTCAATTTACTGcttacaattgaaattataaaaagTTGGGGTAACTCTCATTAGAATAGAAAAAGGGAGGATTATCAAACAAACTTGAGTCATCTCATATGTAAGTAAGTGTGTATGTGTATATATTTTTCGTGCCTGAATCAACTGGATAGCCTCTATAGTAGTTAGTTAATCAATCCAATCagatttttaattttcagTTTAACTTTGCGGCATCATTCAATTACAATGGGCCGAGCCGAGAAActaaaattttcttttctttttcataatGGTTAAGAAACTGGTTTTAACCCGGGataactttctttttcttctctatTAAAAGGGTCATTGGCTTTTATCACTAGCCAATAATCAAACAGGATATCCAATCACACCCAAGATtgtacaaaaaaaaaacccaacGCTTGATTATGATCTTGTTAACTTTTACTTCGTGTTCCTACATATTTCAGTTTAGTTTGCCCAATTTATTCCGGTTTTGCAATATAAACTGTAAGGCAATCTAAACTATACTATATATGTTAGATTGTAATTATTGTAATACTCACTATTGGTATTCAATATACATTTTCAGGACTAAAACTGGGTGTGAGCTTTCCCAAGTATTTGATTTAGCTTTCAATTTGCCCCGagtcaaagaaaaaaatcttAGACagaaaaatagaatacGAATTGACTTTGGTTATGTAGacaacacaacaacaaatgcCTTATAATTTGTATTATACATAATCACACAGCTGTTAAAGTAAAGCGTTATCGTTATCCAATAATCTATCACTGTGACTTTCAAGTAGTCAAGACCAATGGAGTTTTTCATATAGCACAAGACGTTTTTAGTTTGCAaatgaaaccaaaaaaatacctTTTCCATTTATCGGAATTCCCTCTTTTGATTCAGTCAATTGGTAGTGCTACAGTTGTACATGTCTCAattctaaaaaaaagtacAAAGACAAGATAACAAATGCTTATTTCCAGAGGCATTAACTTATAGTGTTTTTGCTTGGACATGTTCCCATGCCTCCCTTCAGATTCTTCCAAAAAACCTCGTGACATAACAATAGTTTATTTGTTAAGgtttattgattgttaaACCTTCTCCTCAATCTTCTTCGCAATAGTTAACCGTACTGGAAACTGTCGCGCCGGTATAGGCTTCGACAGTTCTGACTTATTTCAATATACAGTACCCtaaaatttgattgtgTTTAccaaattaattttattggaCGATTAGATTTCGTTATCAGTGATTTACCTGCATATAGACACATTTTTCCGATTTTGTGTAATACGACTAGtatacaattttttttttttttcctccactaagtttgaaaacaatttattattgcaTCTCAATCATTCTTTTTTAGGCAAAATCTATATGGGaaaagaaactaaaaattaTTAGGCAATTTGCAATACAATTTGTACCATAgtcatcaatatcatgTTACAAATTTCAACACTCTTTCCTTTTCATTTAGTTCTTTTCAAGAATTGTATAAATATTTCTGTACTTCTCCTagttttccaatttttcatttaatctttcatattcttctttttccttttttatttgttttgttatctttatctttaaCTTTCATTTAAATCACTAATCACTTATCCATAAATACACATATACACAATGGTCTTACCTCACGAACCAGAATTCCAACAAGCTTACGATGAATTAGTTTCTGCTGTTGAAGATTCTACTTTATTCAAAGAAGAACCacaatacaaaaaagtTATTCCAGTTGTTTCTATCCCAGAAagaatcattcaattcagAGTCACTTGGGAAAACGACAAAGGTGAAATCGAAGTCAACAACGGTTTCAGAGTTCAATACAACTCCGCTTTAGGTCCATACAAGGGTGGTTTACGTTTCCACCCAACTGTCAATTTGTCAATCTTGAAATTCTTGGgttttgaacaaattttcaaaaacgCTTTAACCGGATTGTCCATGGGTGGTGGTAAAGGTGGTTCCGATTTCAACCCAAAAAACAGATCTGACAATGAAATCAGAAGATTCTGTGTTTCTTTCATGAGACAATTGGCCAGATACATTGGTCCAGATACCGATGTTCCAGCTGGTGatattggtgttggtggtaGAGAAGTTGGTTTCTTATTCGGTGCTTACAAACAAATGAGAAACAACTGGGCGGGTGTTTTGACCGGTAAAGGTTTAACCTGGGGTGGTTCCTTAATTAGACCAGAAGCCACTGGTTACGGTTGTGTTTACTACGTTGAAaaaatgattgaaaaagCCACCAATGGTAAAGAAACTTTCAAAGGTAAAAGAGTTGCCATC contains:
- the TRP5 gene encoding tryptophan synthase (Predicted tryptophan synthase; identified in detergent-resistant membrane fraction (possible lipid raft component); predicted N-terminal acetylation; Gcn4p-regulated; S. cerevisiae ortholog is Gcn4p regulated; upregulated in biofilm) → MSALLKETFARCKKEGRNALVNFITAGFPTIDDTIPILQNMQNAGVDIIELGVPFSDPIADGPTIQQANNIALDNGITVPKCLELLSQARDQGVTVPIILMGYYNPILKYGEQKFLKDAAEAGANGFIVVDLPPEEAIKFRTECTKYGLSYVPLVAPATSNDRLKILGEIADSFIYVVSKMGTTGASTKVSTGIQELCDRVRKYAGPDTPLAVGFGVSTREHFLTVGEVADGVVIGSKIITLIGDSKPGERGKVAYDYVQSILGNDFKPNYPKTFERNNNNQAKETKPVLEENHKYNPRFGDFGGQYVPEALHTCLAELEKGFEDAVADPEFWKEFRDLYSYIGRPSSLHKAERLSEHAGGAQIWLKREDLNHTGSHKINNALAQVLIAKRLGKKKIIAETGAGQHGVATATACAKFGLECTVFMGAEDTRRQALNVFRMKILGANVVPVKNGTQTLRDATSEAFRFWVSNLETTHYVVGSAIGPHPYPTLVRTFQSVIGQETKEQFKALNNGKLPNAVVACVGGGSNSTGMFSPFENDKEVKLLGVEAGGDGLDTERHSATLTAGIPGVFHGVKTYVLQDNDGQVHDTHSVSAGLDYPGVGPELAYWKSIGRAEFVAATDAQALEGFRLLSQLEGIIPALESSHAIYGAVELAKTMSKDQHIVINVSGRGDKDVQSVAEVLPKLGEQIGWDLRFEEDPSKV